A genome region from Clostridium sp. JN-9 includes the following:
- a CDS encoding propanediol/glycerol family dehydratase medium subunit, which yields MNIVSNEDLIKAITSEVLKQLQSSEKSKDIPNLSLGNSVTGSMELKEAGEAKAGTRSDEVVIAIAPAFGIYQRQTIVGIPHDKVLKEVMAGIEEEGLVPRVIRVLRTSDVAFMSHDAAVLSGSGIGIGIQSKGTTVIHQKDLEPLNNLELFSQAPLIDLETFRAIGKNAAKYAKGESPDPVPVRNDQMARPKYQAKAAILHIKETEHVVANAKPIELKVIFK from the coding sequence ATGAATATTGTATCTAATGAGGATCTTATAAAAGCAATAACCAGTGAAGTTTTAAAACAGCTTCAAAGCTCTGAAAAGAGCAAGGATATACCAAATTTAAGTTTAGGTAATTCAGTTACTGGCAGCATGGAATTAAAAGAAGCAGGTGAAGCTAAAGCCGGCACAAGAAGTGATGAGGTTGTTATAGCTATTGCTCCTGCTTTCGGAATATATCAAAGGCAGACTATTGTTGGAATACCTCATGATAAAGTATTAAAAGAAGTAATGGCAGGTATTGAAGAAGAAGGTTTAGTTCCTAGAGTTATCAGAGTCCTTCGTACATCAGACGTTGCATTTATGAGCCATGATGCTGCAGTACTCAGCGGATCAGGAATAGGTATAGGTATTCAGTCAAAAGGAACAACTGTAATTCATCAAAAAGACCTGGAACCATTAAATAATCTGGAGTTATTTTCCCAAGCCCCGCTTATCGACTTAGAAACTTTCAGAGCCATAGGAAAGAATGCTGCAAAGTATGCAAAGGGAGAATCACCTGATCCAGTTCCTGTAAGAAATGACCAAATGGCACGACCTAAATATCAAGCTAAAGCAGCAATACTTCACATAAAAGAAACTGAACATGTTGTAGCTAACGCTAAACCTATAGAGTTAAAGGTTATTTTTAAATAA
- a CDS encoding phosphate propanoyltransferase → MTDYDKKLIEDIVFEISRKSKIKDKSYSIPVGISNRHIHLTKDDLETLFGKGYELTVKSKVNQPGQYAANETVCISGPKGSFPNVRILGPVRKYTQVEISRTDAFTLGIKAPARNSTDTEDSGSVTVIGPKGMLILQNKVIVALRHVHMTQDDLNRYGVKNGDYVDMETENGDKSLIFKNVLVRSDGKSALELHIDTDEANAAEMRNGTFVRIYGMSR, encoded by the coding sequence ATGACAGATTATGATAAAAAACTTATAGAAGATATTGTCTTTGAGATTTCAAGAAAATCAAAAATTAAGGACAAAAGCTATTCCATACCTGTTGGCATATCAAACAGGCATATTCATTTAACTAAAGATGATTTGGAGACTTTATTCGGCAAGGGATATGAATTAACTGTTAAGAGCAAAGTAAATCAGCCTGGGCAGTATGCAGCTAACGAAACTGTATGCATATCAGGTCCAAAGGGAAGCTTTCCAAATGTGAGGATACTTGGACCTGTAAGAAAGTATACCCAGGTTGAAATATCCAGAACTGATGCCTTTACATTAGGAATTAAAGCTCCTGCAAGAAATTCAACAGATACGGAGGATTCCGGCAGTGTAACAGTTATTGGACCTAAAGGAATGCTGATTTTACAAAATAAAGTCATAGTGGCTTTAAGGCATGTTCACATGACACAGGATGATTTAAACAGATATGGTGTTAAAAATGGTGACTATGTTGATATGGAAACAGAAAATGGTGATAAATCTTTGATATTTAAAAATGTATTAGTAAGATCAGATGGTAAGTCTGCATTGGAATTACATATAGACACTGATGAAGCTAATGCAGCAGAAATGAGAAATGGTACATTTGTAAGAATTTATGGGATGAGCAGGTAA
- a CDS encoding BMC domain-containing protein codes for MNGDALGLIETVGLVAAVTAADTCLKSANVSLVGYELTRGSGLVTVKISGDVSAVTAAVSSAKVSAPLIGKIYSTLIIPRPSKSTDNLISTKETVGIDHKAEVEKVQEVCNLCGDPKCPRKKGMPRKLCIHYKQ; via the coding sequence ATGAATGGAGATGCCCTGGGATTAATAGAAACTGTTGGACTTGTGGCAGCAGTAACTGCGGCAGATACATGTTTAAAGTCAGCAAATGTTTCTTTAGTTGGATATGAACTCACAAGGGGGTCTGGCCTTGTAACAGTAAAGATATCAGGTGATGTTTCAGCAGTGACTGCAGCAGTAAGCTCTGCTAAAGTCAGTGCTCCACTTATAGGTAAAATTTACAGCACACTTATTATACCAAGGCCTTCCAAGAGTACTGATAATTTAATATCCACAAAGGAAACAGTGGGAATAGATCATAAAGCTGAAGTGGAAAAGGTTCAGGAAGTGTGCAATCTATGCGGAGATCCTAAATGTCCCAGAAAAAAAGGTATGCCAAGAAAACTATGTATTCATTATAAACAATAA
- a CDS encoding flavoprotein: protein MEISELIKEITAEVLKRLDKKVLLFISGGAVNIKETFSVLNEYKLIKYTAVMSDSAKKVIPEIYTKDLNLEVLNEKSCIVNAINNSDLILIPVLTRNTLAKTALGIRDNYLTTGISEALMRNKKIIAVKDSCDPECEVLKSMGVTANMEYNKMLMGYLSRLESFGVTLINSKQLKGIMDNELNLSSRKNNKQDESIKKCEIKEQDSSLKLNGVITMGELLPLKGEKEVIISKDALITPLARDYIENEKIKIKYN from the coding sequence TTGGAAATCAGTGAATTAATTAAGGAAATTACTGCTGAAGTTTTAAAAAGACTGGATAAAAAGGTATTACTGTTTATAAGCGGCGGTGCTGTAAATATAAAGGAAACTTTTTCAGTTTTAAATGAATACAAACTTATTAAATACACTGCTGTAATGTCTGATTCTGCAAAGAAAGTAATACCTGAAATTTACACAAAAGATTTAAACTTAGAAGTTCTAAATGAAAAAAGCTGCATAGTAAATGCCATTAATAATTCAGATTTAATTTTAATACCGGTTTTAACAAGAAACACTTTAGCAAAAACTGCTCTCGGTATTAGAGATAATTACCTTACCACTGGAATTTCAGAAGCATTAATGCGTAACAAAAAAATTATAGCTGTAAAAGACAGCTGTGACCCTGAATGTGAAGTGTTAAAGTCCATGGGTGTCACAGCTAATATGGAATACAACAAAATGCTTATGGGTTATCTAAGCAGGCTTGAAAGCTTTGGTGTTACACTTATTAACTCAAAGCAGCTAAAAGGCATAATGGATAATGAACTTAATTTATCATCCAGAAAAAATAATAAACAAGATGAAAGTATTAAAAAATGTGAAATTAAAGAGCAGGACAGCAGCCTTAAGTTAAATGGTGTTATTACCATGGGTGAGCTTTTACCACTAAAAGGAGAAAAGGAAGTTATAATATCAAAAGATGCATTAATAACTCCTCTTGCAAGGGATTATATAGAAAATGAAAAAATAAAAATAAAATACAATTAA
- the eutJ gene encoding ethanolamine utilization protein EutJ, whose translation MFENANETIREMEECIDNPKACTDYKKLKVGIDLGTANIAIAVLNEENKPVAGALYAADVVRDGIVVEYLKSVQIVRMLKEKIEKQLGTELQYAATAIPPGIIDGNVKVIKNVVEAAGFIVNNVIDEPTAASLLLGTKDGAVVDIGGGTTGISVIENGEVVYSGDEATGGRHLTLVTAGALDMDYDEAEKFKVNEKNYNMVFPMVRPVIEKMASIILKHIAPYNVNELYLVGGTCCLKGVEDVIEKYTSIKTFKPYNPLLVTPIGIAMSVKEVN comes from the coding sequence ATGTTTGAAAATGCAAATGAAACAATTAGAGAAATGGAAGAATGTATTGATAATCCCAAAGCCTGTACTGACTATAAAAAATTAAAAGTCGGCATTGATCTTGGAACTGCAAATATAGCCATAGCAGTATTAAATGAGGAAAATAAACCTGTTGCAGGAGCACTATATGCTGCAGACGTGGTAAGGGATGGTATTGTAGTAGAATATTTAAAATCTGTACAAATTGTAAGAATGTTAAAGGAAAAAATTGAAAAACAATTGGGAACTGAATTGCAATATGCTGCTACAGCAATTCCACCAGGAATAATAGATGGTAATGTAAAAGTAATAAAAAATGTGGTTGAAGCAGCTGGTTTCATTGTAAATAACGTAATAGATGAACCTACTGCAGCATCATTACTTCTTGGCACAAAAGATGGGGCTGTAGTTGATATTGGAGGAGGAACAACGGGTATATCTGTTATAGAAAATGGTGAAGTTGTGTACTCTGGTGACGAGGCAACAGGAGGAAGACATTTGACTTTAGTCACTGCAGGAGCATTGGATATGGATTATGATGAGGCTGAGAAATTTAAAGTAAATGAGAAAAATTACAATATGGTGTTTCCCATGGTAAGACCAGTTATAGAAAAAATGGCTTCTATTATTTTAAAACACATTGCTCCTTATAATGTAAATGAACTTTATCTGGTTGGAGGAACCTGCTGTTTAAAGGGCGTAGAAGATGTAATAGAAAAATATACTTCCATAAAAACCTTTAAGCCCTATAATCCATTATTAGTAACACCAATTGGTATAGCCATGAGTGTAAAAGAGGTGAATTAA
- a CDS encoding diol dehydratase small subunit has product MADNVNIEQLVKEVLKSMGNLNDTAKAEPKANCSSKRLTAKDYPLAKNSKDLVKTKTGKGLDDITIESVLNGSTTADDIKITADVLEYQAQIAESVGRPQFAVNLRRAAELTIIPDNRVLEIYNSLRPYRSTKTELLAIADELENKYNAKINSALVREAADVYEKRGRLKV; this is encoded by the coding sequence ATGGCTGATAATGTTAATATAGAACAACTTGTAAAAGAGGTTTTAAAATCCATGGGGAACCTTAATGATACTGCTAAGGCAGAACCAAAGGCAAATTGCAGCAGTAAAAGATTAACAGCAAAGGATTATCCCCTTGCAAAAAACAGCAAAGATTTAGTTAAAACAAAAACGGGAAAAGGCTTAGATGATATTACAATTGAAAGCGTACTAAATGGCAGCACAACTGCTGATGATATAAAAATAACTGCTGATGTTTTAGAATATCAGGCACAGATTGCAGAAAGTGTGGGCAGACCGCAATTTGCTGTAAACTTAAGGAGAGCTGCAGAGTTAACAATAATCCCTGATAACAGGGTTCTTGAGATATATAATTCATTAAGACCTTACAGATCAACAAAAACAGAGCTTCTGGCTATTGCTGATGAGCTGGAGAATAAATATAATGCGAAAATAAATTCAGCACTTGTAAGAGAAGCAGCTGATGTTTATGAAAAAAGAGGAAGATTGAAGGTTTAG
- a CDS encoding glycerol dehydratase reactivase beta/small subunit family protein, giving the protein MENLSSKPCINVITDNVDNVLLKNILAGIEEEELPYEIFNLNNKDLTSTTHRASQQSKLGVALGFSNNRVIVHYTKLKENNAIIDTSLKDYEITKARKIGNNAARLYKVMPFKDITSPDLDNLVENIKLKIIEVLKKHE; this is encoded by the coding sequence ATGGAGAATTTAAGCAGCAAACCCTGCATAAACGTTATAACTGATAATGTAGATAATGTTTTACTTAAAAATATACTTGCTGGTATTGAGGAAGAAGAACTGCCTTATGAAATTTTTAACCTTAATAACAAGGATTTAACAAGTACCACACATAGGGCAAGTCAGCAGTCTAAACTAGGTGTAGCCCTGGGATTTTCAAATAACAGAGTAATTGTACATTATACTAAGCTTAAAGAAAACAATGCAATTATAGATACTTCCCTAAAAGATTATGAAATAACTAAGGCTAGAAAAATCGGTAATAATGCAGCAAGACTATATAAAGTAATGCCTTTTAAGGATATTACTTCCCCGGATTTAGACAACCTGGTTGAGAACATTAAGCTGAAAATAATAGAAGTATTAAAAAAACATGAATAA
- a CDS encoding diol dehydratase reactivase subunit alpha, with protein sequence MRLIAGVDIGNSTTEVAIADVEKSLNFLASSLVKTTGIKGTLENTVGIVKALNKALKNINKEIKDLNCICLNEATPVIGDVAMETITETIITESTMIGHNPDTPGGIGVGVGKTIYMDELPGIHSEDQVICVIPESIDFETAAKRINDALENKVKIKGLIVQADDGVIISNRLIVKMPIVDEVSYIDKVPMGMTAAIEVAAKGTSIKVLSNPYGLATIFNLTPEETKHVIPIARALIGNRSAVVIRTPEGDVKERVIPAGNLVFCGKNKVSVGIEEGSEKIMKSLESIYPVEDVYGESGTNVGGMLERVKQVMSELTSQDISDIKIQDILAVDTFVPQKVHGGLAGEFSLENAVALAAMVKTSKLPMESIAEELNKETNVKVIIGGVEADMAVLGALTTPGTDKPLIILDLGGGSSDSAYISKEGKVISVHHAGAGEMVTLLIKSELGLEDYNLAEDIKMYPLAKVESLFNIRYEDGSVCFFQTPLNPSLFARNVVVKENEMIPIPTKHSMEKIRMVRREAKKKVFLTNILRALKDVAPNHNLRAIDFVVLVGGSSLDFEIPDMISDELSHYSIVCGRGNIRGIEGPRNAVATGLVVSYYNSLRGN encoded by the coding sequence TTGAGATTAATAGCAGGTGTTGATATAGGTAATTCCACAACAGAGGTTGCCATTGCAGATGTGGAAAAAAGTTTAAATTTTTTAGCCAGCAGTCTGGTAAAAACCACTGGAATAAAAGGTACTTTAGAAAATACAGTTGGTATAGTTAAGGCTCTGAATAAGGCTTTAAAAAACATAAATAAAGAAATAAAAGATTTAAATTGTATATGTTTAAATGAGGCCACACCAGTAATTGGTGATGTTGCAATGGAGACAATAACTGAAACAATTATTACTGAATCTACCATGATTGGACATAATCCTGATACACCTGGCGGAATAGGAGTAGGTGTAGGGAAGACTATTTATATGGATGAACTGCCTGGAATCCATAGTGAAGATCAAGTTATCTGTGTAATACCAGAATCTATAGATTTTGAAACTGCAGCAAAAAGAATTAATGATGCCCTGGAAAACAAAGTTAAAATTAAAGGACTTATAGTTCAGGCTGATGATGGAGTAATAATATCCAATAGGTTAATTGTTAAAATGCCCATTGTAGATGAAGTGTCTTATATTGATAAAGTACCAATGGGAATGACAGCTGCAATTGAAGTTGCTGCTAAAGGTACATCTATTAAAGTGCTCTCAAATCCATATGGACTTGCCACAATATTTAATCTCACTCCAGAAGAAACTAAACATGTGATCCCAATAGCAAGGGCATTAATTGGAAATAGGTCTGCTGTTGTAATCAGGACACCTGAAGGGGATGTAAAAGAGAGAGTTATTCCTGCAGGTAACTTAGTTTTTTGCGGGAAAAATAAGGTTTCAGTAGGCATTGAAGAGGGCTCGGAAAAAATAATGAAGTCCTTGGAATCCATATACCCTGTTGAAGATGTTTATGGTGAATCAGGCACTAATGTGGGCGGAATGCTTGAGAGAGTTAAGCAGGTTATGAGTGAACTTACAAGTCAGGATATTTCTGATATAAAGATACAGGATATTCTTGCAGTGGATACATTCGTTCCTCAAAAAGTACATGGAGGTCTTGCTGGTGAATTTTCTCTTGAAAATGCAGTAGCTCTTGCAGCTATGGTTAAAACAAGTAAACTTCCAATGGAATCAATAGCTGAAGAGTTAAATAAAGAAACTAATGTTAAGGTGATTATAGGCGGAGTAGAAGCAGACATGGCTGTATTAGGAGCTTTAACCACACCTGGAACAGATAAGCCTCTTATAATATTAGACCTTGGCGGCGGATCTTCAGACTCTGCATATATCAGCAAAGAAGGAAAAGTAATTTCTGTACACCATGCAGGTGCAGGTGAAATGGTAACATTATTAATTAAATCTGAACTTGGTCTTGAAGATTATAATTTAGCTGAAGATATTAAAATGTATCCTTTAGCTAAAGTTGAAAGCCTGTTCAATATAAGATATGAGGATGGATCAGTATGTTTCTTCCAAACCCCATTAAATCCTTCCCTTTTTGCCAGAAATGTGGTTGTAAAGGAAAATGAGATGATTCCTATACCAACAAAGCATTCCATGGAAAAAATAAGAATGGTGAGAAGGGAAGCAAAAAAGAAGGTTTTTTTAACTAATATATTAAGAGCTTTAAAAGATGTTGCTCCTAATCATAACTTAAGAGCAATTGATTTCGTTGTATTGGTTGGCGGTTCATCTCTTGACTTTGAAATACCAGATATGATATCTGATGAACTTTCACATTATAGTATAGTATGCGGAAGGGGAAATATCAGAGGAATAGAGGGGCCAAGAAATGCAGTGGCAACTGGACTGGTAGTTTCTTACTATAATAGTCTGCGAGGTAATTAA
- a CDS encoding EutN/CcmL family microcompartment protein, whose protein sequence is MYLGKVIGNVVSTHKDDRLVGCKLLIVKKLDEHENEIGSMFVAVDTVGAGIGEKVLIITGSGARMLEDNRVAPIDASIVGIVDYIEVDN, encoded by the coding sequence ATGTATTTAGGAAAAGTTATTGGCAATGTAGTTTCAACTCATAAGGATGACAGACTGGTTGGGTGCAAACTATTAATAGTAAAAAAATTAGATGAACATGAAAACGAAATCGGCAGTATGTTTGTAGCTGTTGATACTGTAGGTGCAGGCATAGGAGAAAAAGTGCTTATTATAACCGGCAGCGGAGCCAGAATGCTGGAGGATAATAGAGTTGCACCTATAGATGCTTCCATTGTAGGAA